Genomic DNA from Peribacillus simplex NBRC 15720 = DSM 1321:
TGTAATGCATTCCAAAAATGTTTGCTGGCATTATCGGCTATCTTTAATGCATTTGCGTCAGACAAATTCTGTGATGTCGTTTTTGCGGTAACCTGACCACTTAATGTGAAAAATAAAATGATAATGGATAATAGCATACCTAAAAATTTTTTCATAATTTTTCTCCCCAATCCCTAATAGGATACTTATGTAACGAAAGTTTAATTAATATTACATTTGTTACATTTATATTACAATAAGGCTTGCGTAATTAAAAGAGAAATATTGTTAATTTTAAAATATATTTTTTGTTTTCCACTAAATATACATAGTTTGTTCACTTTATTCTTATTGAAAGGAGCGTTCACCGAGTTGGAAATAGAAGAACATTGGCTGTTACATACTTCATATTCCACCAACTGGCCTATTTAAAACCCAACAGTTAATTCTTTTGCAATAACGGGACAAGTTAATTCATTATATTTTCATTAATATCAACTTATGTACAAAGAACACGAATTTCTCCGGCAAGCCCGAAAATAATAAAATATAAAGGTTTGACAAACTTTCCAATTCTACCGTATTATAAATAATATACTTGAATACATTCTCCAAAGGGGAGTAGCTTTTACAACAATGTCGTCATTACAGAGTTCTTTGCTCTCGGTGTTGTTGGCAGCATATTGTTGTTAGCCAGACCTTACCTATTGGTAAAGGTCTATTTTCTTTTAGTAAACCTTTACCAAAATGGTAAAGGTTTTTTTGTAGTCCGGATTCTGCAGCCCTTAAGAAAATGTATAAACATGTGGGTTTAATAGAAAAACAAATAAATATAAATGGAGTGTATTCTTTGATACTTAGAAAATCTTTATTACTTTTAGGGATAGGTTCTGCACAAATAGATTTAATCCTTCCGAAAAATACGTATAAATCTGGTGAATGCATAAATGGGTATTTCTTGATTAAAGGTGGTACCTTGGCGCAAAGAATAAGGAGGATCGAATGTGATTTAATTATGGATACTCATTCTACCGGATTGGAAGAGATCCTTAAAACGAGCACCATCTTATCTTCAAGAGAGATTAATTCAGGGGAAAGTAATGAAATTCCTTTTAACTTTTGTCTGCCTACTTTGAATGAACCTTATAAGCGAGGGGTTTCCTATCGACTTAAAACGAGGCTGATACTTGATAAAGGGATAATAGGCAAGGATGATGACTGGATTTTAATCGATTCTGAATAAAAATGAAAATGGAGGTGGGAACATGAATATCTTGAAATTTTCTGAGCTTGCTATGGATTATTGGGAAGAATTTTTATTATTGAGGCTTTTCATATTGGCTTTACTGTTATTGGCGGTTTATTATATTTTGAATAAAATGGTTGAATGGTTCTTTAGAAGATCCAATTTTTTTGACGAAGAAGTCGAAAAAACAATACAGGGGGTTACTCGTTCTTCTCTTAGGTACAGTATTTCCGCGCTTTTCCTTATATATTTGATTGGACAGTTTATAGACCTAAAAGGAATTTTAGCTGGAGCTGGTATTTTAGGGGTCGTGATCGGATTTGCCGCTCAGCAAATGCTTAAGGATATCTTATTGGGATTTGTAAGGCTTTCGGATAATGAATTCCGAGTGGGGAATTTCGTGACATTCAACGGGACAAGTTCTGGGACGATTGAGGAAATCGGTATCCGGTTCATGCAGATCAGGGAATGGTCAGGAAAATTGCTGACCATCCCACACAGTGAAATTAGGACGATTCAAAATTTTAATAAAGGGAGAATGCGAATCATTGAACGCATCACAGTAAGTTACCAAGAAAATCCTGAGAGGGTAAAAAGGCTATTGGAGGATATATGTATCATCTGTAATGATAAGTATGGTGAAAGCCTTCTAAGGCTAGAAGATGGTACACCTGAAGAGGATTTTAGATACATTGGCATTACGGATTTAAATCCGAATCTTAAATATGTTGGATATGAACTATGCATTGTGGGACTTGTGAAACCTGAACATTACTTTGAAACATCGAGAAGCGTGAGGTTTGAAATGATGACTGCTTTACATGAGCATCAAATTCTAATGCCATCTTCCCATTTGCTTGTACAGGGCAATCCTAATCAAGAACGTTTATTGGAGAACTGATAAGAAGAAACACGTTTGCTTGAGATAATCCGGGAAAGGTCATGAAAAAAATGGTGGATAAGGTAACAAAGGGCAGAAACATACTAGCGACAGTCCTTGGAAACTTAAGGATATTAAAAGGGTTTCTATTAAAGGAAGTTCCTTTTTATACACAATAAGTCGAACAAGACTACCCCAAAAAATGGTTTTATTTTTATGGATTTCACCTTGATTTATCAGATTAAATAGATTATTATAAAATTAGCATAAAATGGAAGGGTGACCTTTAAACAATGATCATTTAATCCTATTCTTTAAGAAAAAATGCGTGCTAAATACGAAGTTTTTTCTGGATAGGATTAGTCTGTACATTAAAAATACAAACAAAGATCATTGTGTTCCGTCCATTGGGGATATTTTGCTCTGTTAAATTTGTATTGTACTGCCTCCTGTCCAGATATTTCACAGGAGGTTTTTATATTGGGAAAAAACACGTCCGTAACATTAAGTAATAAAGAACCTAACATATTTAAAAATCGTGTCTTCCGGGCCATTATCTTTTCAGGCTTGTTTTTACAAATAGGGATATGGGTACGGAATTTTGCAGTTTTGTTATTCGTCATGGAAAAGACAAACGGGGATGCCTTTGCCATTTCCATGATATCAGTAGCGGAGTTCGCACCCATTTTTATTTTTTCATTTATTGGAGGGACGTTTGCTGACCGCTGGAGTCCGAAAAAAACGATGGTTTGGTGTGATATATTAAGTGCAATATCCGTATTTGCTGTGCTTATCTCGCTTATCTTCGGCAGTTGGAAAATGGTATTCTTCGCAACATTGATTTCGGCGATACTTTCTCAATTTTCTCAGCCATCAGGCATGAAGCTATTTAAGATGCATTTGCCAGAAAGTCAAATTCAGACAGGGATGTCTGTTTATCAGACCGTCTTTGCAGTATTTATGGTTTTAGGTCCGATTCTTGGTACATTTGCCTTCCAATCATTTGGGATAAACATCTCGATTGCGATTACTGGCCTGGCGTTTTTACTTTCAGCTGGCGCACTCGCCTTTCTTCCAAAAGATCGCAAACTGAATGAAGAGACCGCAAAAACAACGTTATGGCAGGAAATGAAAAGCGGAGTTAGCTATGTATTGCGAAAAAAAGAACTAAGTTTGCTTGGTTTATGTTTTCTGGCAGCCGGGCTCGGACTGGGTTTCATTCAACCGCTCTCTATATTCCTTGTTACAGAACAACTGGAACTGCCTAAGGAAAATCTGCAATGGTTATTTATGGTGAATGGGTTTGGTATGATTTTAGGTGGAGCTGGGGTGATGATTTTTGCCAAAAAGGTGGCACCTCAGAGATTATTAGCTTTCGGAATGCTTGTGAATGCCATTGGATTAGCGGTAATGGGGCTGTCAACAAATCTTTGGATTACACTTACTGCCGAGTTCTTTAATGGGCTAATGCTGCCTTGTATTCAAATCGGGATCAATACATTGATATTGCAGAGGACCGAAGGCGAGTTCATCGGAAGGGTCAATGGAATCTTAAGCCCATTATTCACTGGATCGATGGTGTTGACCATGAGTGCGGCAGGCGTGCTGAAAGAGCAATTTTCACTCGTCGCCATATTTGAAACCGCCGCTTTCTTCTTTATTCTAGGAATGTTTTTCATTTTGCCATTGTACAATCAAAAGGCCGAAACAAAACCCCTGGAAATTCAATCGTAAGTATCTTGCGGTGTGTCAATAATAGCCATAGGACCTAAAGAAAAGCAGCCACTTCCGGCTGCTTTTCTTTTTTCTTCCTCTGACTGTTATACAAATTCTGGATTAACAATTATTTTTAGTGTACTGGTAAATACTAATAATGGCTTGTTGATACTTATGCATTTCATTTTCAAGAGTTAGGTGAATAGCTTAAATGAAGAAGGAGAAAAGTTAATGATCCTTAAAGACATAATGAAAGAAGCAATAAACTGGGATTTGCCGAAGGGCGTTGAACATATAGCCATCACAGGTGTAACCGATAACTCTAAAGATATAAAAAAGGGATACCTTTTTGTTGCCGTAACCGGATATAAGTCCGACGGCCATAATTACATTAAAGATGCAATTCGTTTAGGGGCAGCGGCCGTGATTGGCGATCGCGATATTAAGGGATTGGAAGTTCCTTATATACAAGTGGAAAACAGCCGTAAAGCATTAGGGCTAATCGCCAAAAGGTTTTATGGAGATCCCAGCAATCAAAAAATAATGATAGGAATTACGGGTACAAATGGTAAAACCACAACAAGCTATATGCTTCAGCAAATTTTAGATGAGAATGGGGTAACCTGTTCCGTCATAGGTACGATACAGCATATTATCAATGGAAACAAAGTCGATTCCCATAATACGACTCCAGGTAGCGTGGAGTTGAATTCCTTGCTGGCAGCCAGTGAGGACATGGTTGTCATAATGGAAGTGTCTTCACATGGATTAGCTCAATACCGTTTAGAAGGAATTGAATTTGATTTCTGTGTCTTCACGAATTTGTATCATGACCATCTCGACTTCCACGGTACGATGGAGGATTATTTTCTGGCTAAATTACTGCTTTTTGAAAAATTGAAACCTAATGGTCTTGCGATTATTAATGGGGATGATTTCTGGGGAGAAAAACTTCAAGAATACTTACGGGAGAAGAATGTCAGTGCCTTTGTATTTGGAAAATCCAATCGCTGCGATTTAACCATCGCCAATTATAATACTGCAACATCCCCCTTTATTTTATTGAATGAGAATCATGACTTTGTGAGAATTGAGTTACCTTTACCTGGACTTCATAATTTATATAACGCAACAGCTGCGTATTCCGTAGCGAAGATGTTTCCAATTTCAAAAGAGGAAATTCTCACTTCACTGAAACAATTTTCCGGTGTGTCAGGAAGGTTTGAAATGTATAAGAAAGAATTTGGACCGACAATAGTCATCGATTATGCACATACTGCGGATGCCATTCATCACATGCTTCAAACTGCCAAAGAATGCGGGGCAAAAAAGATTTATCATATCTTTGGTTTCCGAGGTGGACGAGATACAACCAAAAGGGCTGAAATGGTTAAAGTATCTTCGGAACATAGTGATGTTTCGATTTTGACGATGGATGATCTGAATTCGGAGGGAATTGAGGGGATGGAATCGTCACTAAATAAACTGCAAAGCGATTACTCTGCTGGAAATGGGAAGGTTATTCCAGATAGGACACTTGCTATACAGGAGGCGATACAAGCAGGAAAGGAAGGGGATTGGATTATCATTACAGGTAAAGGAATTGAGAGGTATGGACAAAATTTCGGTCTGCCTACTATTTCTGACAAAGAAACGGTATTATATCTGCAAAATAAGGACCAAGGGGATTTTATCGGTTATTTTGATCAATAATTTGATTCTAACGAATGCTTTTATAAAGGGCTAAGACGGCGTCCATTCCCTTCCACAGCCATTGGCGATTTATATGGTGATTATTAACATTGTTTTATATGAGGAATTCAGGTATTATAACAATACAAGCTGCACTGTTCGTAATGATAATAAAGTTTTAACCTTTAAGCTGTAATAGGGAGTTTTATATTGAAACAGGAATGTTATGCCTCGTCACTGACTTGGACAACAGGATTTTTTCTGCAAACACCCACTTTGAGGAGTGGTGGTTTAAAACTTTCTTACTGAATACGGCAATGGCGGCTTATATCTTTTAATGTTGAAGCCGGTCTCGATCTGAGGCCGGTTTTTTGCTGTTTTTCGATTACCGTACCATAGGAATTGTATGTAACTCTTTGTAGTCTGAAAATTCCCAATCCATATTGTTCTAAAATATTTATTTTCATCAGATTAAAAAAATTAAATGTTTTGGGAACATTTACTCTTGCTTTGTATACCGGTTGGCATAACTTGAAGCAACGAAAGCATTGGGTTTAATTTTCGGTTCCACGCCCATGGATTCCATCCTGGCCACCATTTCTTTTACAAACTCACTGGTTTTGTTCCGCTTTCCAATCCCGATATCAATGTGCCCTTCCATTGTGAACGTTGCCCCTTGATATACCGCAGGCAGGACAATATCGATTAACTGATTTTTTCTTTCTTCCGTAAACATGGATACGATCTCCTCTGTTAACGACAATTCTTGGGAAATTCGTTCATGTAAATGCAGCATCCTTCTAGGAACCATCACTTTTCTTATACAACCCCATACACCATTTCCGACCTGTCGAATCACGATGCCTGTAATGAAAACCGTATGTTTTTTATGTACTTGCGAATCTGTACCGACCATTAATCGATAGTTACCGGAAGGATTTAATTTCATGAACTCAACAATATGAACGAATACCTCTTCAAATGACATGTCTTTTTTCTGAAGATTTTGAAATGGAATGTTATGAAATGGATATTGCCTCATATTATTGCACCCAACCTTTCCCCGGATATAATCAGATTATTAAATATCTCATGCCGCTCATAACACATCATATGAAAAAAGTATTATTTTCGTGCAGTGGAAGGACCCTTTAAAGGGAAGACAAATTTGTATCAACTTTTTTATAGGATGTAAATCTATTTAACATTGTATATACGCTTTTGATTCACCAGTCTAAAACCTATATAAAAGGTGTACATAGAATTAGTATTACTTTTTTACACTTAAAAAGGAATTATTATCATCGGAGTTTATCAAGAGAGGAGGGAATGAAATTTACCGTAATAGTTCCAAAAACACCTAATGTCTGTTAAAGTAATATATGAATAGTTATCCGTACAAGTTGGTGAAAAAGCAGACAAGTTGAAAAGGATGAATAGAATGAGCGAGAAGGCAAAATACATTGATGTAAAGAACAAATTAAAAGCATGGATAGTGGAAGGGAAAATTAAACCTGGCGAAAAGATACATTCAGAAAATGAAATGGTTAAGATGTTTGGTTTTAGCAGACATACTATACGGCAGGCAGTGGGGGAGCTTGTTCATGAGGGGTGGCTATACCGTGAACAGGGGTCAGGAACTTTTTGTACCAATCGTGCGGGGCAATCAACAATGCGAAGACCGAGAAAGAACATAGGAGTAATCACTACGTACATTTCTGATTATATCTTTCCTTCGATTATTCGCGGAATAGAATCATATTTATCCAGTCAGGGATACTCCCTAATTATGGCAAGTACAGACAACGATATTGAGCGAGAGAAACATTGTCTGCTAAATATGTTGGATAAAGATATTGATGGGTTAATCGTGGAGCCAACAAAGAGCAGTAATTACAATCCCAATATCAATTACTACCTGAACCTCGAGCAGAATGGCATTCCTTATTTGATGATTAACCAATATTATTCTGAGTTAAATCCTCCACATATTATAATTGATGATGAATTGGGAGGATTCCTAGCAACCGATCATTTAATAGAATATGGACATGAAAAAATAGTAGGTATTTTTAAAAGTGATGACCTTCAGGGCGTTAGCCGTCTGAAAGGGTTTATCAATGCTTTTAGGAATAGCGGCCTGGCGTTTTTCTCAGATATGGTTATTACTTACACTACGGAAAATCGGGAGCAAAAAATTCTGGAGGAGCTTAAGTCAGTATTGAATTCTCCTAACCGGCCTACAGGAATCGTTTGTTATAATGATGAAATTGCCTTAAAAGTTTTGAATGTTTTTCGCGAACTCCAATTAAGTGTACCGGAGGATATCTCTATAGTAGGTTATGATGATTCTCATCTGGCGGAAGCCTCTGAGGTAAAACTAACCACCATAACACATCCGAAGATGAAACTCGGAATAGATTCGGCTAAATGGATTATATCCAAAATTGAGGGTAAAAACAGTGAGAATTTAGAACATTCTACAATTTACAAGCCGGAACTTATCATAAGAAATTCAACTAAGGACATGCAGAAAAAGAAAAGGGGAGAAATAATTGAGTGAATTTTCAAAATTTTTTATTGAAAAATAAATAATTGGTGTTACAATCATTCTTAAGGTGATGCGTACAAGTTTAAGGATTGGTTTCGATTTAGGGCAAAGTTATCGACAATTTATGGTGGTAAAATAGGCCTTTTCATTACCTTTATCATAATTGTACGTACATCCAGTTCAAGAATTTAATATATTTTGTGGATATAGAAATAAAAGGGGGAGTTTCAAAAAACAAAAATTTGATTCAAACTTTCCGGATATACATAGCTTAGATGTCGATATATCCACTATTTAGTAAATTGAAAGCGCTAACAGAGAATATGTATTTTCTATTTCATTTAAAACAAGTTGTTGATTTTTTTCTTCTTTAATTTCTGAATATTATAAATTCAAAAGGAGGGTTTGAATTGAGCACTAAAAACTTTTTTGCGATGTTTTTAATGATTCTGTTGGCACTATCCACTTTTCTCACGGGTTGCAGTAAATCAAGTGATTCTTCCAAAGGGGAAGATGGGGATACAATAACAATCGATTATTGGGCTTCCTGGACACCGGGTTCTGAAGAGGAACGTAAAACAAAGGCCCAAATTTCAAAATTTGAAGAAGAGCATCCAAATATCAAGATTAATACGCAAGTTATTAGCTTTGATATGCTTCAT
This window encodes:
- a CDS encoding mechanosensitive ion channel family protein is translated as MNILKFSELAMDYWEEFLLLRLFILALLLLAVYYILNKMVEWFFRRSNFFDEEVEKTIQGVTRSSLRYSISALFLIYLIGQFIDLKGILAGAGILGVVIGFAAQQMLKDILLGFVRLSDNEFRVGNFVTFNGTSSGTIEEIGIRFMQIREWSGKLLTIPHSEIRTIQNFNKGRMRIIERITVSYQENPERVKRLLEDICIICNDKYGESLLRLEDGTPEEDFRYIGITDLNPNLKYVGYELCIVGLVKPEHYFETSRSVRFEMMTALHEHQILMPSSHLLVQGNPNQERLLEN
- a CDS encoding sporulation protein; this translates as MILRKSLLLLGIGSAQIDLILPKNTYKSGECINGYFLIKGGTLAQRIRRIECDLIMDTHSTGLEEILKTSTILSSREINSGESNEIPFNFCLPTLNEPYKRGVSYRLKTRLILDKGIIGKDDDWILIDSE
- a CDS encoding ribonuclease H-like YkuK family protein, translating into MRQYPFHNIPFQNLQKKDMSFEEVFVHIVEFMKLNPSGNYRLMVGTDSQVHKKHTVFITGIVIRQVGNGVWGCIRKVMVPRRMLHLHERISQELSLTEEIVSMFTEERKNQLIDIVLPAVYQGATFTMEGHIDIGIGKRNKTSEFVKEMVARMESMGVEPKIKPNAFVASSYANRYTKQE
- a CDS encoding UDP-N-acetylmuramoyl-L-alanyl-D-glutamate--2,6-diaminopimelate ligase translates to MILKDIMKEAINWDLPKGVEHIAITGVTDNSKDIKKGYLFVAVTGYKSDGHNYIKDAIRLGAAAVIGDRDIKGLEVPYIQVENSRKALGLIAKRFYGDPSNQKIMIGITGTNGKTTTSYMLQQILDENGVTCSVIGTIQHIINGNKVDSHNTTPGSVELNSLLAASEDMVVIMEVSSHGLAQYRLEGIEFDFCVFTNLYHDHLDFHGTMEDYFLAKLLLFEKLKPNGLAIINGDDFWGEKLQEYLREKNVSAFVFGKSNRCDLTIANYNTATSPFILLNENHDFVRIELPLPGLHNLYNATAAYSVAKMFPISKEEILTSLKQFSGVSGRFEMYKKEFGPTIVIDYAHTADAIHHMLQTAKECGAKKIYHIFGFRGGRDTTKRAEMVKVSSEHSDVSILTMDDLNSEGIEGMESSLNKLQSDYSAGNGKVIPDRTLAIQEAIQAGKEGDWIIITGKGIERYGQNFGLPTISDKETVLYLQNKDQGDFIGYFDQ
- a CDS encoding GntR family transcriptional regulator is translated as MSEKAKYIDVKNKLKAWIVEGKIKPGEKIHSENEMVKMFGFSRHTIRQAVGELVHEGWLYREQGSGTFCTNRAGQSTMRRPRKNIGVITTYISDYIFPSIIRGIESYLSSQGYSLIMASTDNDIEREKHCLLNMLDKDIDGLIVEPTKSSNYNPNINYYLNLEQNGIPYLMINQYYSELNPPHIIIDDELGGFLATDHLIEYGHEKIVGIFKSDDLQGVSRLKGFINAFRNSGLAFFSDMVITYTTENREQKILEELKSVLNSPNRPTGIVCYNDEIALKVLNVFRELQLSVPEDISIVGYDDSHLAEASEVKLTTITHPKMKLGIDSAKWIISKIEGKNSENLEHSTIYKPELIIRNSTKDMQKKKRGEIIE
- a CDS encoding MFS transporter gives rise to the protein MFKNRVFRAIIFSGLFLQIGIWVRNFAVLLFVMEKTNGDAFAISMISVAEFAPIFIFSFIGGTFADRWSPKKTMVWCDILSAISVFAVLISLIFGSWKMVFFATLISAILSQFSQPSGMKLFKMHLPESQIQTGMSVYQTVFAVFMVLGPILGTFAFQSFGINISIAITGLAFLLSAGALAFLPKDRKLNEETAKTTLWQEMKSGVSYVLRKKELSLLGLCFLAAGLGLGFIQPLSIFLVTEQLELPKENLQWLFMVNGFGMILGGAGVMIFAKKVAPQRLLAFGMLVNAIGLAVMGLSTNLWITLTAEFFNGLMLPCIQIGINTLILQRTEGEFIGRVNGILSPLFTGSMVLTMSAAGVLKEQFSLVAIFETAAFFFILGMFFILPLYNQKAETKPLEIQS